Proteins encoded together in one Streptomyces umbrinus window:
- a CDS encoding sugar kinase — protein sequence MVTFLPSRPGRLADVPSFDRAIGGAESNVACALAAAGHTAKWVSRVGADGFGDHLTEAIGAYGVDTSAVQRDPTRPTGIYFRTASDRSTDAHEVAYYRTGSAASAMSKATADMAAIHSGRILHLSGITAALSPDCRTLMTALTAPAPHRPLISFDVNYRAGLWPTPSKAGATLLTLARGADLVFVGEDEAEEAWGITGGPTAIRAALPEPRVLVVKAGSQGATAFEAAPPTHPHPTTDGRGRVGGCPPAADGVSTRSPSKATDSTPDRGRIPPGAHPAHPHGEGERTTARHPHTPRQGDRTAAPHPSDTITFVPALQVDVVAPVGAGDAFAAGFLSATLRGLPPRARLRHGHLMAAATLTDPGDLGAPPDRDHADRLAALDDDAWGTLRLGPGWTHPADRAQEEVPTP from the coding sequence ATGGTCACGTTCCTCCCCTCCCGCCCGGGCCGCCTCGCGGACGTGCCGTCCTTCGACCGGGCGATCGGCGGTGCGGAGTCCAACGTGGCCTGCGCACTGGCAGCCGCCGGCCACACCGCGAAGTGGGTCAGCCGGGTGGGCGCCGACGGCTTCGGCGACCACCTGACCGAGGCGATCGGGGCGTACGGGGTCGACACCTCCGCCGTACAACGCGACCCCACCCGCCCCACCGGCATCTACTTCCGCACGGCGAGCGACCGTTCCACCGACGCCCACGAGGTGGCGTACTACCGCACAGGCTCCGCGGCCTCGGCCATGTCCAAGGCCACCGCAGACATGGCGGCCATCCACTCGGGCCGAATCCTCCACCTCTCCGGCATCACAGCGGCACTTTCCCCCGACTGCCGGACCCTCATGACCGCCCTCACGGCACCAGCCCCCCACCGCCCGCTGATCTCGTTCGACGTCAACTACCGCGCGGGCCTTTGGCCTACCCCGTCCAAAGCAGGGGCCACCCTCCTCACACTCGCCCGCGGAGCAGACCTCGTATTCGTCGGCGAGGACGAGGCGGAGGAGGCCTGGGGCATCACAGGCGGCCCCACCGCGATCCGCGCCGCACTCCCGGAACCCCGCGTACTGGTGGTCAAGGCCGGCAGCCAAGGCGCCACGGCCTTCGAGGCAGCGCCCCCCACGCACCCGCACCCGACCACGGACGGAAGGGGGCGTGTCGGGGGGTGTCCGCCCGCAGCGGATGGCGTGTCAACTCGTAGCCCTTCCAAGGCAACCGATTCCACGCCAGACCGAGGACGGATACCCCCCGGCGCGCACCCGGCCCACCCCCACGGCGAGGGCGAACGCACCACGGCGCGGCACCCGCACACCCCACGCCAGGGTGACCGAACCGCGGCGCCCCACCCGAGCGACACGATCACCTTCGTCCCCGCCCTCCAGGTGGACGTGGTCGCCCCCGTAGGAGCGGGCGACGCCTTCGCGGCAGGCTTCCTGTCGGCGACCCTCCGCGGACTCCCTCCCCGAGCCCGCCTCCGCCACGGCCACCTCATGGCCGCCGCCACGCTCACCGACCCCGGAGACCTGGGCGCACCCCCCGACCGCGACCACGCCGACCGCCTCGCCGCCCTGGACGACGACGCGTGGGGCACACTTCGACTCGGCCCCGGCTGGACGCACCCCGCAGACCGGGCCCAGGAGGAGGTACCCACCCCATGA
- a CDS encoding IclR family transcriptional regulator, whose protein sequence is MSQTVDRALSILPLLAEGPADLGQVADRLGVHKSTALRLLRTLHEHGLVYRQSDQRYRLGARLFALAQEAVENLDVREIAHPHLVRLNEQCGHTVHLAVHEEGEVLYIDKVESRYPVRMYSRIGKPVAITVAAVAKLLLADLPEPERHTFADKLDYPMYTSRSTPNAPAFLRELEKVRDQGWATDLGGHEESINCVAAPIRGTDGRVVAAMSVSAPNVVVTADELLTLLPLVRRTAAAISGEYSGKTPTKETSS, encoded by the coding sequence ATGAGCCAGACCGTCGACAGAGCGCTGTCCATCCTGCCGCTCCTAGCCGAGGGCCCCGCCGACCTGGGCCAGGTCGCCGACCGCCTGGGCGTCCACAAGTCCACCGCCCTGCGCCTCCTGCGCACGCTCCACGAACACGGCCTCGTCTACCGCCAGTCCGACCAGCGCTACCGCCTGGGCGCCCGCCTCTTCGCGCTGGCCCAGGAGGCCGTGGAGAACCTGGACGTACGGGAGATCGCCCACCCCCACCTCGTACGCCTCAACGAGCAGTGCGGCCACACCGTCCACCTCGCCGTGCACGAGGAGGGCGAGGTCCTCTACATCGACAAGGTCGAGAGCCGCTACCCGGTCCGCATGTACTCCCGCATCGGCAAACCAGTGGCCATCACGGTCGCCGCGGTGGCGAAACTGCTCCTCGCCGACCTCCCGGAACCCGAGCGCCACACGTTCGCCGACAAACTCGACTACCCGATGTACACATCCCGCTCGACCCCCAACGCCCCGGCGTTCCTGAGGGAGTTGGAGAAGGTGAGAGACCAGGGCTGGGCCACGGACCTGGGCGGCCACGAAGAGTCCATCAACTGCGTGGCGGCCCCCATCCGAGGCACCGACGGCCGAGTCGTCGCAGCCATGTCCGTCTCCGCCCCGAACGTAGTCGTCACCGCCGACGAACTCCTCACACTGCTCCCACTGGTGCGCCGTACCGCGGCGGCCATCAGCGGAGAGTACTCAGGCAAGACCCCGACGAAGGAAACCAGCTCATGA